A DNA window from Portunus trituberculatus isolate SZX2019 chromosome 47, ASM1759143v1, whole genome shotgun sequence contains the following coding sequences:
- the LOC123498203 gene encoding uncharacterized protein LOC123498203, which translates to MSQDLVHQRTKPNVGKLIENYFLNESLGTECNPKCGGCKCGKCSTKGNLTIKEEREKKLIEDGLTYDAKHQCWIAKYPWIYDPAKLPDNYPMAFARLKATEQRLMKMGSTQCVKYQEQIKDMLDRGVAEKLSKEEVMTYKGPKFYLPHHEVYKVDSISTPVRIVFNAAASYKGVSLNDMLAKGPDVINNLIGILLRFREEEIGMVGDIRKMYHTVKLSDEDMHTHRFLWRNFQLEREPSHYKLKTVTFGDKPSGPIAMLALRKTAEMNCDFPLASKMIVEDSYVDDIISSVGSTNHAMERIKEVEEVLRPGGFQIKYWILSGEDNRNDAIISNTDQEKVLGLEWKPKQDVFSFKVKLNFSKRTREGRTEPNVSYGDFESRIPCMLTKRTVLSQFATLYDPLGLLTPFTLKTKLMIRSIILEANENKSKGWDEPISGTLYLEAVDLFREMLEIEKLTFGRCLRTTDVTTDPELIIFCDSSMKAYGAVAYIRWKKQNGTYCVKLLCSKNRIAPMRQINIPRLELCAAVLASRLRVSIEGEMRYNYSRIIHITDSEIVRAQIQKESHRFNTFVGSRVAEIQSKTEPIEWYWVSSKENNADLTTRECSPLELGTGSVWQSGPQFLYRDFSEWPVKQNTVSDLPDTVFAKVTMNTGEITTPNELINIQNFSNLKRLLSVMARVINVVRKRSFKAIICDPNAEDIQRAELFLVKNAQTSLPQDWEKKYKRLGPRMREDGIITVGSRMSKWIMVHS; encoded by the exons ATGAGTCAAGACTTGGTGCATCAAAG GACTAAACCTAATGTGGGAAAgttgatagaaaattattttttGAATGAAAGCTTAGGAACAGAATGCAATCCTAAGTGTGGAGGCTGCAAATGTGGAAAATGCTCAACCAAGGGAAATTTAACcattaaggaagaaagagagaagaaacttaTTGAAGATGGATTAACTTATGACGCGAAACATCAGTGCTGGATAGCTAAGTATCCTTGGATTTATGATCCGGCTAAACTACCTGATAATTATCCTATGGCATTTGCTAGATTAAAGGCCACTGAACAGAGATTAATGAAGATGGGGTCAACCCAGTGTGTAAAGTatcaagaacaaataaaagacaTGTTGGATAGAGGAGTAGCGGAGAAATTATCAAAGGAGGAAGTAATGACTTACAAGGGTCCAAAGTTTTATCTACCCCATCACGAAGTTTACAAGGTAGACTCCATTTCAACCCCAGTAAGGATAGTGTTTAATGCAGCAGCATCCTACAAAGGGGTCTCTCTCAATGACATGCTTGCAAAGGGGCCAGATGTGATAAACAACTTAATTGGAATCTTGCTGAGATTCAGAGAGGAGGAGATTGGTATGGTTGGAGATATTAGAAAAATGTATCATACTGTAAAGCTTTCAGATGAAGATATGCACACTCACAGATTTTTATGGAGGAACTTTCAACTAGAGAGAGAACCCTCACACTATAAATTGAAGACGGTAACATTTGGAGACAAACCTTCTGGGCCGATAGCAATGTTGGCTCTTCGTAAAACAGCAGAAATGAATTGTGACTTCCCATTAGCCTCTAAAATGATTGTAGAGGATTCCTATGTTGACGATATTATAAGTAGTGTTGGTTCAACGAATCATGCAATGGAAAGAAtcaaagaagtggaggaagtttTAAGACCAGGAGGTTTTCAGATTAAATATTGGATTCTCTCTGGAGAGGATAACAGAAATGATGCCATAATCTCGAACACTGATCAAGAAAAGGTTTTAGGGTTAGAATGGAAACCCAAACAAGATGTATTTTCATTTAAAGTTAAACTCAACTTCtcgaaaagaacaagagagggcAGGACAGAACCAAATGTGAGCTATGGTGACTTTGAAAGCCGTATCCCGTGTATGTTGACTAAAAGAACTGTACTGTCGCAGTTTGCTACACTCTATGATCCTCTGGGACTGTTAACACCATTCACACTGAAAACCAAGTTAATGATTCGCTCCATTATACTAGAAGCTAATGAAAACAAATCTAAGGGATGGGATGAGCCTATCAGTGGAACTTTGTATTTAGAAGCAGTGGATTTATTTCGGGAAATGCTTGAAATTGAAAAACTTACTTTTGGAAGATGCTTAAGGACTACAGATGTGACTACAGATCCAGAGTTAATTATCTTTTGTGATAGTAGCATGAAAGCATATGGAGCTGTAGCTTACATTAGGTGGAAGAAGCAGAATGGCACATATTGTGTAAAACTCTTATGTTCAAAGAATAGAATTGCTCCTATGAGGCAAATCAATATACCTAGACTGGAATTGTGTGCTGCAGTTTTGGCAAGCAGATTGAGAGTATCCattgaaggagaaatgagatatAACTATTCTAGGATAATCCACATCACAGATAGTGAGATTGTAAGGGCACAAATCCAAAAGGAATCACATAGATTTAACACCTTTGTTGGAAGTAGAGTTGCAGAGATTCAATCAAAGACAGAGCCCATAGAATGGTATTGGGTATCTTCTAAGGAAAACAATGCTGATTTAACCACCAGGGAATGCAGTCCCTTAGAGTTAGGGACAGGATCTGTATGGCAAAGTGGTCCACAATTTCTCTATCGTGACTTCTCAGAATGGCCAGTGAAACAGAATACAGTGTCTGATCTCCCTGATACTGTGTTTGCAAAGGTAACCATGAACACAGGAGAGATTACTACACCTAATGAGTTAATCAACATCCAAAATTTCAGCAATTTGAAACGGCTTTTGTCGGTAATGGCTCGAGTCATAAATGTAGTAAGAAAGAGATCATTTAAAGCTATAATATGTGATCCTAATGCAGAGGATATACAGAGAGCAGAATTATTTCTTGTTAAGAACGCTCAAACAAGCCTGCCACAAGActgggaaaagaaatataaacgtCTAGGACCAAGGATGAGAGAAGATGGCATTATCACTGTGGGAAGTCGAATGTCAAAATGG ATAATGGTACACAG
- the LOC123498204 gene encoding uncharacterized protein LOC123498204 — MDDLKRERANAKRRFTRKVGLFKDAHKRGNSTATLQVLYSEVCDSFKVVDVVNEKIIDLLDGSSSCQEYEDYIMELETIKCTLLETLKEKPKAVLAMKKIEPPKFGGSVRSFPSFIRDYTRLVESQHGEDPYVLRMSLEGEPRRLVEDLNDYKRMWERLNETYGHEGKLIDSILGDIRSYKPISEGDDKRLIKLINTVEKVWLDVSNLNLTKELENVTVLTQVEKLLPSMLKKEWASKVQQVKTDKFKELVAFLTEHRKL, encoded by the coding sequence ATGGATGACTTGAAAAGGGAACGTGCTAATGCCAAGAGGAGATTCACCAGGAAGGTGGGACTCTTCAAGGATGCACACAAGAGAGGAAACTCCACAGCAACCCTACAAGTATTGTATAGTGAAGTTTGTGATTCTTTCAAAGTAGTGGATGTGGTGAATGAGAAAATTATTGACCTTTTAGATGGTAGTTCATCTTGCCAAGAGTATGAAGACTATATCATGGAATTGGAAACTATAAAGTGCACTCTTCTTgagacattaaaagaaaaacctaAGGCTGTACTTGCCATGAAAAAAATTGAGCCTCCTAAATTTGGTGGATCTGTAAGGTCATTTCCCTCGTTTATTAGGGATTATACAAGACTGGTTGAATCACAACATGGTGAGGATCCCTATGTACTCAGAATGTCACTAGAGGGGGAACCCAGGAGACTTGTAGAAGATTTAAATGATTACAAAAGAATGTGGGAGAGATTGAATGAAACATATGGTCATGAAGGAAAGTTAATTGATTCAATCTTGGGAGACATTAGGTCATATAAGCCAATAAGTGAAGGTGATGATAAACGGTTAATCAAGCTAATCAATACTGTAGAAAAGGTATGGTTAGATGTAAGCAACTTGAACCTAACAAAGGAGTTGGAGAATGTTACTGTCCTGACTCAAGTAGAAAAATTGTTACCCTCTATGTTGAAAAAGGAATGGGCTAGTAAAGTACAACAAGTGAAGACTGACAAGTTTAAAGAGTTGGTTGCATTCTTAACAGAGCATCGAAAACTTTAG